One Pseudomonadota bacterium genomic region harbors:
- a CDS encoding MTAP family purine nucleoside phosphorylase: protein MNCIIGGTSLLNASVFAEWDEKKIETPYGNIFVKINRNNIFLQRHGNNPASSYPYSNPSFLDNVFFQRRGGSTPLPPHRINHRANIWALKSLNVQKIVSINSVGSLKIALKPGMFVIPEDFISIWQIPTFFDNEMRFMVPEMNSPLRGYIYTLCKQLKIGVKSGGIYIQTMGPRLETKAEIRMLKKFGDVVGMTMASEATLCMEYNIPYVSLCSIDNYCNGILEVPLTLKEIKENVLKNMGVIETIVQTILIKDFS, encoded by the coding sequence ATGAATTGTATTATTGGTGGTACATCACTCTTGAATGCTTCTGTTTTTGCTGAATGGGATGAAAAAAAGATTGAAACACCTTACGGGAATATATTTGTAAAAATTAATAGAAACAACATCTTTCTACAAAGACACGGAAACAATCCAGCTTCATCATACCCATATTCCAACCCTTCCTTTCTTGACAACGTTTTTTTTCAGAGACGCGGGGGTAGCACACCTCTTCCACCCCATAGAATAAACCACAGGGCAAACATTTGGGCCCTGAAAAGTCTGAATGTCCAAAAAATAGTGTCTATAAATTCAGTGGGGAGTCTCAAAATTGCGCTCAAACCAGGCATGTTTGTGATCCCCGAAGATTTTATATCCATATGGCAGATACCCACATTCTTCGACAATGAAATGAGATTCATGGTACCTGAGATGAATAGCCCCCTAAGAGGATACATATACACCCTGTGCAAGCAGTTAAAAATAGGGGTAAAATCAGGCGGTATCTACATCCAGACTATGGGGCCAAGACTTGAAACAAAAGCCGAGATTAGAATGCTAAAGAAATTTGGGGATGTCGTTGGAATGACAATGGCATCCGAGGCTACACTATGTATGGAGTACAATATTCCCTATGTAAGCCTGTGTTCAATAGATAACTATTGCAATGGCATCTTAGAAGTACCCCTCACATTAAAAGAAATAAAAGAAAATGTACTAAAAAACATGGGTGTCATTGAAACGATAGTCCAAACAATACTAATCAAGGACTTCTCGTGA